The Streptomyces lienomycini sequence GTGGCATGACAGCTCGATCGGCGGGCCTCTGCTGTGGCCCGCTGAGGAGCCGTGGCCGCATTGCGAGGAACCGCATGTGGTGGACGGCATCAACCCAGCCCAGTCCCCGGCGGATCTGCGGCTGGAACGACGGATCTTCGCCGCCTCGCACGGCCGGGACATGACTCCGGAGGAACGGGAGACTCTCGAGCGGATCCGGCCCCCTCGGACGTACCCGGTGAGACTGGCAGTCCAGTCGTACGACGGCCCCATAGCGATGCTGCCCGTCGCGCAGCTGTACGTACGGGATGTGCCCGACCTGAGCCCGCCGGAGGGCAAGGACCTGCTGCAGGTTCTGTGGTGCCCCTTCGATCACCCGATCATGCCCAGGACCCTGCTCTTCTGGCGTTCGGCAGCCGCCGTCACCGACATCCTCGACACGCCCCCCGAGCCGCCCGCAGTGCAGTTCAACGGCTATCTACCGGAACCGTGCGTGCTCGAACCGGAGCAGATCACCGAGTACCCCGACCATCTGGAGCTGAGCGAAGAACTGCGGGAGCAGCTCAAGCAATGGAGTGTGCCGCAGGCAGCAGAGGAAGACATGGACCCGGACACGTACTACGACTGTGTGCTGTCCAACGCACCCGGCTGGAAGGTCGGCGGCTGGCCCGCTTGGAACTCCACCGACCCCAGCCCGCGGCCCTGCTCCGAGTGCGGCACCGGCATGGAGGTCCTGATGACCGTCGCCACGTTCGAGGAAGGGGACGACGCCGGGAACAGCTGGTCTCCGCACCCCCACCCAGGTGCTGGACCGTACCCCGGCCACCGTGGCTACAACGCGACCGGGGTCCAGATCGGCAGCGGCTACCGGCAGCACCTGTTCGTCTGCCCGGCAGAGCCCGAGCATCCGCACATCGAGTTGATGACGTAGCCCGTCCGCAGCGTGCAGCCGGGGCGTCACGGTGCGGGCATACGCTTGTCCGGCCTCGGGGAACATCGGTACAGCCCGTTGGCGCTGACATTGATCATGGGCTAGTCCGTGCACAGCGCGTAGTTGGTGTCCGGTAGCTGCTGCGCGCGTTCACTTCTGCCGGGAAGCATCTGCGGTAAGCAAGGCGGCCTGTCCTCGGTGGGTTCCGGGCGGCTGCTCACCGCCATGCCGAGTGTCCGGGAGTAGCAGTTGACAGCCATTGATCGCTGTTTAGGCCGCAACTGGCTCTCCGGGGAGCGGGGGCCTGTTTCCAGCGAACAAGAGACAAAGGTGTCGATATGACTTCGGCATCCAAGCCCGCTCAGCCGTTCATCGCCCAGCAGCAGGCCGAGCTGCGGGAGGGCCTGCCGTTCTCCGACCCGGCAGGACTTCGAGGATGCGGCGCGCGGGCTGATCGCGCCCCGGGAGCCGAACGCCGTCACCGCTGAGAACGGGCGCGTGGTGGCCTGTTCGAGGTCGTGGAGGGCATCACATGATCACCCGTGGGCGGCCCGCGGTGGATGGAGGTGATGATCTCGCCGGTGGCGCACGTCCGTGTCCGCGAAGCTGCTCGGTCGGCGCTTAACGCTGCCAGCCGTCTGCAGTGCGCAGTCCGTAGCCGAGCGTCCGATCCGAGGCGATGTGCAGCAGCCAGCCGAGCGCGAAGGTGAACAGCCCGACGTTGGCACCTGGTCCCTCGCCCGGCAGGAAGGGGACGACGATGAGCCCCAGAAGTGGGACGATCGGCCGGTGGACGAGGTTGTAGGCGGGCACCTTGCCGCGTGGGAGCTGCCCGGGTTCGCGCGGCCCCGACGGCCCGACGAACAGCGTCAGGTCGGGAGCTATGAAGCCCAATATGCCCAGCGGAATCGTCCCGCCGCCGTGGTTGACCATCTCGAGCACGGTCCAGGCCAGCAGAAACACAGAGAGCAGGGCCCAGGCACCGCGGACCAGGCCCGATGCCGAACTCCGGTTAGCCTTGTTGCGCGTTGGGGATGTCATGCGTTCACTCCTTGCGAGGCGACGGGGGCGAGATCCACTTGGGGCGCGGCGCCAAATGGTTGGGAGTAGCTCTCCCGGAGTGAGTTCGTTCAGGCCGTCAGTCGGTATTCGCCCTGGCCGGGGTGCCGGTGGACG is a genomic window containing:
- a CDS encoding DUF4260 family protein, with the protein product MTSPTRNKANRSSASGLVRGAWALLSVFLLAWTVLEMVNHGGGTIPLGILGFIAPDLTLFVGPSGPREPGQLPRGKVPAYNLVHRPIVPLLGLIVVPFLPGEGPGANVGLFTFALGWLLHIASDRTLGYGLRTADGWQR